The proteins below are encoded in one region of Peribacillus muralis:
- a CDS encoding sensor histidine kinase: MLSYEGFTLIIMLFILAPIMGAIALLFLFIFEKRIDLLENKNKEIQLEQALQEAQYNKLNQQIQPHFLFNTLNVILGLARLDRKAELIRALEAFSQFLKFKYKASEPLIPLAQEIQYTQHYLDIQSLRFGDRLKIDMSCPDHLTIALVPPFILQTLVENSFKHGLEKKVGEALLHIQFHLEAETMHLIVKDNGYIGNATSAAEEGGHGLDNIQKRLHLYFSSRARLMINSDERGTKVEVSWPLVFDTKLEEAAPE; encoded by the coding sequence ATGCTTAGTTACGAGGGATTCACGCTAATCATCATGCTCTTCATTTTAGCTCCCATCATGGGAGCTATTGCTCTTTTATTTTTATTCATATTCGAAAAGAGGATCGATCTGCTTGAAAACAAAAACAAAGAGATCCAGCTGGAGCAAGCTCTGCAGGAGGCACAATACAATAAACTGAACCAGCAAATCCAGCCTCACTTTTTATTCAATACCCTTAATGTCATATTGGGCTTGGCCCGCCTGGACAGGAAGGCCGAATTGATCCGTGCCCTGGAGGCATTTTCACAATTCCTGAAATTCAAATACAAAGCATCCGAGCCATTGATTCCGCTTGCCCAGGAAATTCAATACACCCAGCATTATCTCGACATCCAAAGCCTCCGCTTTGGTGACCGGCTTAAGATCGATATGTCGTGCCCCGATCACTTGACGATCGCACTGGTCCCCCCATTCATTCTCCAGACATTAGTGGAGAATTCATTCAAGCACGGCTTGGAAAAAAAGGTGGGAGAAGCCCTTCTTCATATTCAATTCCATTTGGAAGCGGAGACGATGCATCTCATAGTGAAGGATAACGGGTACATCGGGAATGCCACTTCCGCTGCCGAGGAAGGCGGTCATGGCCTGGACAATATCCAAAAGCGTTTACACTTGTATTTCAGCAGCCGAGCACGATTAATGATCAATTCCGATGAACGCGGCACAAAGGTGGAGGTATCATGGCCACTCGTTTTTGATACGAAATTGGAGGAGGCAGCACCGGAATGA
- a CDS encoding ABC transporter ATP-binding protein, whose product MMGAAVEDKKVLLKVDQLKQYFPIKGGFFGRTVNHVKAVDDISFHIYQGETLSIVGESGCGKSTTGRAILRLDQPTSGQIHFQGKDLLSLGKKEMRSTRKDLQVIFQDPFASLNPRQTIGQILGEALAIQNVVPKQNRRSRIEELLEHVGLRPESLERYPHEFSGGQRQRIGIARALAVDPKLIICDEAVSALDVSIQAQVLNLLKTLQRQFELTFLFISHDLGVVRHISDRVMVMYLGKIVEIGDKKSIFEQPQHPYTRALLSAIPVPNPVQERERILLTGDVPSPIDPPNGCRFHTRCPFVMDICKTKAPELKRSAQNHQVACHIVS is encoded by the coding sequence ATGATGGGCGCAGCAGTGGAAGACAAGAAGGTTCTGCTAAAGGTAGATCAATTGAAGCAATATTTCCCGATCAAGGGCGGTTTTTTCGGAAGGACCGTTAATCATGTAAAAGCTGTCGACGACATCAGCTTTCATATTTATCAAGGAGAAACATTGAGCATAGTCGGTGAATCCGGCTGCGGCAAATCGACGACCGGACGGGCCATCCTTCGATTGGATCAGCCTACGAGCGGGCAAATCCACTTTCAGGGCAAGGACCTTTTAAGCTTAGGAAAAAAAGAAATGAGGAGTACGAGGAAGGATCTGCAGGTCATCTTTCAAGATCCTTTCGCCTCCCTTAATCCTAGGCAGACGATCGGGCAAATTCTTGGAGAAGCTTTAGCGATACAAAATGTGGTGCCTAAGCAAAATCGCCGGAGCAGGATTGAAGAATTATTGGAACATGTCGGCCTGAGACCGGAATCGCTGGAAAGATATCCGCATGAATTCAGCGGCGGCCAGCGTCAGCGGATCGGGATTGCCCGGGCACTTGCCGTCGATCCAAAATTGATCATTTGTGATGAAGCGGTATCTGCACTCGATGTCTCCATCCAGGCGCAGGTGCTGAATCTATTGAAAACATTGCAGCGGCAATTCGAGCTCACCTTTCTTTTCATCTCGCATGACTTAGGCGTCGTACGCCATATCTCCGATCGCGTCATGGTGATGTATCTAGGAAAAATCGTCGAAATCGGTGACAAAAAGTCGATATTCGAACAGCCGCAGCACCCTTATACACGGGCATTGCTTTCTGCCATCCCTGTACCGAATCCAGTGCAGGAAAGGGAACGGATTCTATTGACAGGTGATGTCCCCTCACCGATCGACCCGCCGAACGGCTGCCGCTTCCATACACGGTGCCCGTTTGTGATGGACATCTGCAAAACAAAGGCACCTGAATTGAAACGCTCCGCGCAAAATCATCAAGTTGCGTGTCACATTGTGTCATAA
- a CDS encoding response regulator transcription factor — translation MNVLLVDDEPLVLEQMEYMIQSIFPFWTFHKAADAVQALTINQTHKINLAFLDINLPGRSGLEFGEDLRALNKEVEIIMVTAHQSFDYAQQSIRIGVVDYLTKPVIESELHKVLSKYQESGATQNYSSLIHHSLTFIHENFAEKISLSDIAREVHTNPTYLSRKFHEEVGTSFSEYLMHYRIKAAKRALIANTNWSISDVAENSGFNSQHYFSTLFRKIEGITPKEFREKGK, via the coding sequence ATGAATGTATTATTAGTGGATGACGAACCATTGGTCCTTGAACAAATGGAATATATGATCCAGTCGATATTCCCGTTTTGGACCTTTCACAAGGCCGCTGATGCTGTTCAAGCGCTGACGATCAACCAGACTCATAAAATCAACCTCGCTTTCCTGGACATTAACCTGCCTGGACGGTCGGGCCTTGAATTCGGTGAAGATTTGCGGGCGCTGAATAAAGAAGTGGAAATCATCATGGTGACCGCCCATCAAAGCTTCGATTATGCCCAGCAATCCATCAGGATCGGTGTCGTCGATTACTTGACGAAACCGGTCATTGAAAGTGAATTGCATAAAGTGCTATCCAAATATCAGGAAAGCGGGGCCACACAAAACTATTCAAGCCTGATCCACCATTCGCTCACATTCATTCATGAAAATTTCGCGGAAAAAATCTCGCTATCGGACATCGCCCGTGAAGTGCATACGAATCCGACATATTTAAGCAGGAAATTCCATGAAGAGGTCGGCACCTCCTTTTCCGAATATTTAATGCACTATCGAATAAAAGCCGCTAAAAGGGCGTTAATCGCCAACACGAACTGGAGCATCTCGGATGTAGCCGAAAACTCGGGCTTCAACAGTCAGCATTATTTCAGCACGTTATTCCGTAAAATAGAGGGAATTACCCCGAAGGAGTTCCGCGAGAAAGGAAAATGA